The following coding sequences lie in one Pseudomonadota bacterium genomic window:
- a CDS encoding universal stress protein, whose product MFRAAKILVPTDFSACSRLALDYALFFAEHLGSQIDLLHVWEPPRYVIPEVTVQLPGEVRQSLASFARAAAGKEMNELLALLAAPDHVQVRGRLESGDPTETVVELAAREGFELVVMGTHGRTGLSHVFLGSVAEKIVRRASCPVLTIRHSGGEQTGLRSSERPE is encoded by the coding sequence ATGTTCCGAGCCGCGAAAATTCTCGTCCCGACGGATTTCTCGGCCTGCTCTCGCCTGGCCCTCGACTATGCCCTGTTCTTCGCGGAGCACTTGGGCTCGCAGATCGACCTGCTGCATGTGTGGGAGCCGCCGCGCTACGTGATTCCGGAGGTCACGGTTCAGCTTCCGGGCGAGGTCAGGCAATCCCTGGCGAGCTTCGCGCGAGCGGCCGCCGGCAAGGAAATGAATGAGCTCCTGGCGCTGCTGGCAGCGCCGGATCACGTCCAGGTGCGCGGGCGCCTCGAGTCGGGCGATCCGACGGAGACCGTCGTCGAGCTCGCCGCGCGGGAAGGCTTCGAGCTCGTGGTGATGGGAACCCACGGACGAACTGGCCTCTCGCACGTCTTTCTGGGGAGCGTCGCGGAGAAGATCGTGCGCCGAGCGAGCTGCCCGGTGCTAACGATTCGCCACAGCGGTGGGGAGCAGACGGGGCTCAGGTCGTCGGAGCGGCCCGAGTAG
- a CDS encoding CBS domain-containing protein, producing MGELWSSVPARRLRVLVRETHFGDGITSRQLKVVCRRRDRCVPVQQCSSCERCQGFSLDHSGQHSFLSCSFAAEAPRASSAAGEWPDAESSLSAGERTPVAQVMTQDVVCVTEDLDIGELTRLLLSRNISGVPVVDAQGNPVGVVSKTDLLREVFERPLPDGPPLTVEQSARPPVQQWDERDACGEPRPRDEGDAYALGSGFHEEVVSRGVVRDIMTPITYSLRASTSLAQAAALMAFEGVHRLPIVADNSGEVVGLLSALDVLRWLGEQNGYLTRPRPDNTGLIP from the coding sequence ATGGGAGAACTCTGGAGCAGTGTACCGGCCCGTCGGCTGCGGGTGCTGGTCCGCGAAACGCACTTTGGCGACGGCATCACCTCGAGACAGCTCAAGGTGGTCTGCCGCCGGCGGGATCGCTGCGTGCCCGTGCAGCAGTGCAGCAGCTGCGAGCGATGCCAGGGCTTTTCGCTCGACCACAGCGGCCAACACAGCTTTCTGAGCTGCAGCTTCGCCGCGGAGGCGCCGAGAGCCTCGTCGGCGGCCGGCGAATGGCCCGACGCGGAGTCCTCGCTGAGTGCCGGCGAACGCACGCCGGTCGCGCAGGTGATGACCCAGGACGTGGTCTGCGTGACTGAGGACCTGGACATCGGTGAGCTGACGCGGCTGCTGCTATCGCGCAACATCAGCGGCGTCCCTGTCGTCGATGCGCAGGGCAACCCGGTCGGCGTGGTCTCAAAGACCGACCTGCTGCGCGAGGTCTTCGAGCGGCCGCTCCCCGACGGGCCTCCGCTGACCGTAGAGCAAAGCGCAAGACCACCCGTTCAACAATGGGACGAGCGGGACGCGTGCGGCGAGCCGCGGCCCCGCGACGAGGGCGATGCCTACGCCCTGGGGTCGGGCTTCCACGAAGAGGTGGTTTCGCGGGGTGTCGTGCGGGATATCATGACGCCGATCACCTATTCGCTGCGCGCCAGCACCTCGCTTGCCCAGGCGGCTGCGCTGATGGCCTTCGAGGGCGTCCATCGGCTGCCGATCGTCGCCGACAACAGCGGAGAGGTCGTCGGCCTGCTCTCGGCGCTCGACGTGCTGCGGTGGCTCGGCGAACAAAATGGCTATTTGACGCGACCGAGGCCGGATAACACGGGGCTGATCCCATGA
- a CDS encoding CBS domain-containing protein, with the protein MATELITLDKSETLDLADEIMRLARVRHLPVLDDGHLAGLVTHRDILRAQVSALAGLSRDQSRRLEAKIPVVEIMTSGVRSVAPDAPAVEVARIMRDHKFGCVPVVDGGRLVGIITEADFLDLVVRALDEAEPKHSPKATPP; encoded by the coding sequence ATGGCGACCGAGCTGATCACGCTCGATAAGAGCGAGACGCTCGACCTCGCCGATGAGATCATGCGGCTGGCGCGAGTGCGTCATCTCCCTGTGCTGGATGATGGGCATCTGGCGGGTCTCGTGACCCACCGCGATATTCTGCGAGCGCAGGTGAGCGCACTCGCGGGGCTGAGCCGCGACCAGTCGCGCCGACTCGAGGCCAAGATCCCCGTGGTCGAGATCATGACCAGCGGCGTGCGGAGCGTCGCGCCGGACGCGCCGGCAGTCGAGGTGGCCCGCATCATGCGCGATCATAAATTCGGCTGCGTGCCTGTCGTCGACGGAGGTCGCTTGGTCGGGATCATCACCGAAGCAGACTTCCTCGATCTCGTCGTGCGCGCGCTCGACGAAGCCGAACCGAAGCACTCGCCAAAGGCCACTCCGCCCTGA
- a CDS encoding DUF2934 domain-containing protein, translated as MLTPHATPLWARPTAAADHDHVVPGHWAATEDRIRLRAYFISLETGGRDPVADWLQAEAEYRAEAGLQAKGPTAPCLSWAGLLQY; from the coding sequence ATGCTAACACCTCACGCAACACCCCTTTGGGCTCGTCCCACCGCCGCGGCCGACCACGACCATGTCGTACCGGGACATTGGGCGGCCACCGAAGACAGGATTCGACTGCGAGCGTACTTCATCTCGCTGGAGACGGGCGGTCGCGATCCGGTGGCCGACTGGCTACAGGCCGAGGCCGAGTATCGCGCAGAGGCGGGGCTGCAGGCCAAGGGGCCGACCGCGCCCTGCCTGAGCTGGGCGGGCCTGCTGCAATACTGA
- a CDS encoding PilZ domain-containing protein codes for MSVPNRRSTHRAPVAVAVKQHRGEDVFLCQSADISPGGMMLARAWGQDDPRPSRCWLEFELPGADRTIVARAALVRERRRAAYQLMAFQFAALAPSHRRLIADFADHAPRLSGVPNFLR; via the coding sequence ATGTCCGTGCCGAATCGTCGGTCTACCCATCGGGCGCCCGTAGCCGTGGCTGTGAAGCAGCACCGCGGTGAGGACGTGTTCCTATGCCAGTCTGCCGACATCAGCCCTGGAGGGATGATGCTGGCGCGGGCCTGGGGCCAGGACGACCCGAGGCCCTCGCGCTGCTGGCTCGAGTTCGAACTGCCCGGCGCCGATCGCACCATCGTCGCGCGTGCGGCGCTCGTGCGCGAGCGACGCCGCGCCGCCTATCAACTGATGGCCTTTCAATTCGCGGCGCTCGCGCCTTCGCATCGTCGACTGATCGCCGATTTCGCGGATCATGCGCCGCGGCTTTCCGGCGTGCCGAACTTCCTGCGCTAG
- a CDS encoding TIGR03960 family B12-binding radical SAM protein: MLSPAEIEKRLLRLLPRVEKPARYVGGELNQVVKPWARIPLRVALAFPDIYEIGMPNLGLAALYELVNQQPEMLAERVYVPWPDMQALMRADELPLFSLETRHALRDFDLVGISLPYESIYTNVLSLLALGGIPLLANARTDEDPLVLAGGHATFNPEPMADFIDAFVIGDGEEALLDVAHCLLEAKRNGAGRAQRLRALAAIDGVYVPALYDVSYHADGRVAAVDPREDGVPQQIHKRVVAVLPPPLTRPLVPNLDTVHNRVAVEIMRGCTRGCRFCHAGMVTRPVRERSVEAIVEAIDAALEATGFGEVGLLSLSSSDYSQALELVRTVAARFGSRRINISLPSLRIESFSVELMQALAGNSRRGGFTLAPEAASERMRAIINKPVATSQLLETAREIFSRGWHTIKLYFMIGHPEETLADVEAIAALCQAVLAEGRRVLGSRAKVHAGISTFVPKPHTPFQWVPCDSLEQITAKQLLLRQRLRERAIKLSWSDPHETMLEAWLARGDRRLGAVVLAAWQAGASFDAWREHFRFDLWQQAFAAAGLAPEFYTHRPRPLEERLPWEHIDAGVSQRFLREDRAWSAAQRLRDDCRERCSACGILPTFKALRAAHPGPGWKCPEVGGGAAATAAAAGAAAAGEPA; encoded by the coding sequence ATGCTCAGCCCCGCCGAGATCGAGAAGCGCTTGCTGCGCCTGCTGCCGCGGGTCGAGAAGCCTGCGCGCTATGTCGGTGGCGAGCTCAACCAGGTGGTCAAGCCGTGGGCGCGAATCCCCCTGCGGGTCGCCCTGGCCTTTCCGGACATCTACGAGATCGGGATGCCCAACCTCGGGTTGGCGGCGCTCTACGAGCTGGTCAACCAGCAGCCCGAGATGCTCGCCGAGCGCGTCTACGTGCCCTGGCCAGACATGCAGGCGCTGATGCGCGCAGACGAGCTTCCGCTCTTCTCGCTCGAGACGCGGCATGCGCTGCGCGACTTCGACCTCGTCGGTATCTCCCTGCCCTACGAGTCGATCTACACCAACGTGCTCAGCCTGCTGGCGCTGGGTGGCATCCCGCTGCTTGCCAACGCGCGCACCGACGAGGACCCGCTGGTGCTGGCGGGAGGTCACGCGACCTTCAACCCCGAGCCGATGGCCGACTTCATCGATGCCTTCGTGATCGGTGATGGCGAGGAGGCGCTGCTCGACGTCGCACATTGCTTGCTGGAGGCGAAGCGCAACGGCGCCGGCCGTGCCCAGCGCTTGCGCGCCTTGGCCGCGATCGACGGCGTCTACGTCCCCGCGCTCTATGACGTCAGCTACCACGCCGATGGGCGTGTCGCGGCCGTCGACCCGCGCGAGGACGGCGTGCCGCAGCAGATCCACAAGCGCGTGGTCGCCGTGCTGCCACCGCCGTTGACGCGACCCCTGGTCCCCAACCTCGATACCGTCCACAACCGCGTGGCGGTCGAGATCATGCGCGGCTGCACGCGCGGCTGCCGCTTCTGCCACGCGGGCATGGTGACGCGCCCGGTGCGCGAACGCAGCGTCGAGGCGATCGTCGAGGCGATCGACGCGGCGCTCGAGGCCACGGGCTTCGGTGAGGTCGGCCTGCTCTCGCTCTCCTCGTCGGACTACAGCCAGGCCCTCGAGCTCGTGCGCACGGTCGCGGCCCGCTTTGGTTCGCGTCGCATCAACATCTCGCTGCCGTCGCTGCGCATCGAGTCATTCTCCGTCGAGCTGATGCAAGCGCTGGCGGGAAACTCCCGGCGCGGCGGCTTCACGCTGGCGCCCGAGGCCGCCAGCGAGCGCATGCGCGCGATCATCAACAAGCCGGTGGCGACGTCCCAGCTCCTGGAGACGGCACGCGAGATTTTTTCGCGCGGATGGCACACGATCAAGCTCTACTTCATGATCGGGCACCCCGAGGAAACGCTCGCCGATGTCGAGGCCATCGCCGCGCTCTGTCAGGCCGTGCTCGCCGAGGGGCGCCGGGTGCTCGGCTCGCGGGCGAAGGTCCATGCCGGCATCAGCACCTTCGTCCCCAAGCCGCACACGCCCTTCCAATGGGTCCCCTGCGATTCGCTGGAGCAGATCACCGCCAAGCAGCTGCTCCTGCGCCAGCGCCTGCGTGAGCGCGCGATCAAGCTCAGCTGGTCCGACCCGCACGAGACGATGCTCGAGGCCTGGCTGGCACGTGGCGATCGCCGGCTCGGGGCCGTCGTGCTGGCGGCGTGGCAGGCCGGCGCCAGCTTCGACGCCTGGCGCGAGCACTTCCGCTTCGACCTCTGGCAACAGGCCTTCGCCGCAGCAGGGCTGGCGCCGGAGTTCTACACGCACCGCCCGCGCCCGCTGGAGGAGCGCCTGCCCTGGGAGCATATCGACGCCGGCGTGAGCCAGCGCTTCCTGCGCGAGGACCGCGCCTGGAGCGCGGCGCAGCGGCTGCGCGACGACTGCCGCGAGCGCTGCTCTGCCTGCGGCATTCTGCCGACCTTCAAGGCGCTGCGAGCGGCGCATCCGGGTCCTGGTTGGAAGTGCCCCGAGGTCGGCGGCGGCGCAGCGGCGACCGCCGCCGCTGCTGGCGCGGCAGCCGCCGGGGAGCCAGCCTGA
- a CDS encoding DUF2344 domain-containing protein, protein MSDPGGTPAQAPVSRYRVRFAKDGPLRWVGHLDLQRVWLHTLRRAEVPLAYSAGFHPHPRLLFAASLPLGFIGRAELLELGLTERLEAGALHQRLRHCAAPGLGIEDVASVEAETPALGRGLSGFDYLVTLDPSSATTLPARIAALLATTTLPRERRRRAYDLRPLIQRLELTAEGGLSMRLSGGVGPTGRPDEVLRALGYEPADATIERRGLCFDAAAATPPSGVAAAAAPVSTPSAAPGPSPSTS, encoded by the coding sequence ATGAGCGACCCCGGCGGCACGCCAGCCCAGGCACCCGTCTCCCGCTATCGCGTGCGCTTCGCCAAGGATGGGCCCCTGCGCTGGGTCGGCCACCTCGACCTGCAGCGCGTCTGGCTGCACACCCTGCGACGCGCAGAGGTCCCGCTGGCCTACAGCGCGGGCTTTCATCCGCATCCGCGCCTGCTCTTCGCGGCGTCGCTGCCCCTCGGGTTCATCGGGCGGGCCGAGCTGCTCGAGCTCGGTCTGACCGAGCGCCTCGAGGCTGGGGCGCTGCACCAGCGGCTGCGCCATTGCGCCGCGCCGGGACTGGGCATCGAGGACGTGGCCTCCGTCGAGGCCGAGACGCCCGCGCTTGGCCGCGGCTTATCGGGCTTCGACTACCTCGTCACGCTGGATCCGAGCAGCGCGACGACGCTCCCTGCGCGCATCGCGGCGCTGCTGGCGACGACGACGCTGCCCCGGGAGCGACGCCGGCGCGCGTACGACCTTCGACCCCTGATCCAGCGACTCGAGCTGACGGCCGAGGGCGGCTTGAGCATGCGGCTGAGCGGTGGCGTCGGCCCGACCGGCCGGCCCGACGAGGTGCTGCGCGCGCTCGGCTACGAACCCGCCGACGCGACGATCGAGCGCCGGGGGCTCTGCTTCGACGCCGCTGCGGCCACGCCGCCTTCAGGAGTGGCGGCCGCGGCGGCGCCGGTCAGTACGCCTTCGGCAGCGCCCGGACCTTCGCCGTCCACGAGTTGA
- the hemH gene encoding ferrochelatase yields MSSLKARKGLLLVNLGTPDSPSVADVRRYLRQFLWDPRVIDRPAWQRWLILNLLILPRRPRRSAAAYAKIWTAEGSPLLAHSRALTRAVQTRLGDEVSVALGMRYGNPSIASALAQLRAAGADRVVVLPLYPQYSSAATGSSVEAVMRAAASDWNTSWLHIVPPFYEHPSFIAAFAAGARPVLEAARPQRVLFSFHGLPERHCCKSDVSGQHCLAHADCCTTIGSSNRYCYRAQCFATMRALGAALDIAEEARVICFQSRLGREAWIRPYTDQILAELPRQGIERVVVLTPAFVADCLETVEEIGMRGVEAFRAAGGRELVLAPCPNASAAWADAVVRIAREDCGGL; encoded by the coding sequence ATGTCCTCGCTGAAAGCGCGTAAAGGCCTGCTCCTCGTCAACCTCGGCACGCCGGATAGCCCGAGCGTCGCCGACGTTCGCCGCTACCTGCGGCAGTTTCTCTGGGATCCGCGCGTCATCGACCGACCAGCCTGGCAGCGCTGGTTGATTCTCAACCTGTTGATCCTGCCGCGGCGACCACGGCGATCGGCCGCCGCCTACGCCAAGATCTGGACGGCCGAGGGCTCCCCGCTGCTGGCGCATAGCCGGGCGCTGACGCGAGCGGTCCAGACGCGCCTCGGCGACGAGGTCAGCGTCGCGCTGGGCATGCGCTACGGCAATCCCTCGATCGCCAGCGCGCTGGCGCAGCTTCGCGCGGCGGGCGCCGACCGCGTCGTCGTCCTGCCGCTCTATCCGCAGTACAGCTCGGCGGCGACCGGATCGAGCGTCGAGGCCGTAATGCGCGCGGCTGCGTCCGACTGGAACACCTCGTGGCTGCACATCGTGCCCCCCTTCTACGAGCACCCGTCCTTCATCGCCGCCTTCGCCGCCGGCGCGCGCCCCGTGCTCGAGGCCGCGCGGCCGCAGCGCGTGCTCTTCAGCTTTCACGGCCTTCCCGAGCGGCACTGCTGCAAGAGCGACGTCTCCGGCCAGCACTGTCTGGCGCACGCGGACTGCTGCACGACGATCGGCAGCAGCAACCGCTACTGCTATCGCGCCCAATGCTTCGCCACGATGCGCGCGCTCGGCGCGGCACTGGACATCGCCGAGGAGGCGCGCGTGATCTGCTTCCAGTCGCGACTGGGCCGCGAGGCGTGGATTCGCCCCTACACCGACCAGATCCTCGCCGAGCTGCCGCGGCAGGGCATCGAGCGCGTCGTCGTGCTGACGCCGGCCTTCGTCGCCGACTGCCTCGAGACGGTGGAGGAGATCGGGATGCGCGGGGTCGAGGCCTTCCGCGCGGCGGGCGGCCGCGAGCTCGTCCTCGCGCCCTGCCCCAACGCCAGCGCTGCCTGGGCCGATGCCGTGGTGCGGATTGCCCGCGAGGATTGCGGCGGGCTCTGA
- a CDS encoding STAS domain-containing protein — protein MLSFQVSAQDGVDVLALEGRLDAVTAPELRPTIDALVARGPHRCVVCDLRSLETIDSSGVGAIISLFKRLRLKGGDLRIARLRGQPKEIFRLLRLDRAFDLYETLEEAAAGR, from the coding sequence ATGCTCAGCTTCCAGGTTTCTGCGCAGGACGGCGTCGACGTGCTGGCGCTCGAGGGGCGGCTCGACGCGGTGACGGCGCCCGAGCTGCGCCCGACGATCGACGCCCTGGTCGCGCGCGGCCCGCACCGCTGCGTCGTCTGCGATCTGCGCTCGCTCGAGACCATCGACAGCTCCGGCGTCGGGGCGATCATCTCGTTGTTCAAGCGCCTGCGCCTTAAAGGCGGTGACCTCCGCATCGCGCGGCTGCGCGGCCAGCCGAAGGAGATCTTCCGCCTGCTGCGCCTCGACCGGGCCTTCGACCTCTACGAGACGCTGGAGGAGGCGGCAGCGGGGCGTTAG
- the folK gene encoding 2-amino-4-hydroxy-6-hydroxymethyldihydropteridine diphosphokinase, producing MGPAAGAGLGAHRAFLSLGANLGRRGSQLARAISLLGGRGIVPCAWSSIYESTPLGPWPDQPLFFNAVIAVRTQLSAEGLLQAMLAIERSMGRRRLRAQGPRLIDLDLLLYDDAVRWGTAPILPHPRLHQRAFALRPLLELEADLHDPRDGLPLARHLAALADQRLVRRGQLFLPSRPRCGRAAATPKRSRAPLSR from the coding sequence TTGGGGCCCGCCGCTGGCGCTGGCCTCGGCGCGCATCGCGCGTTTCTCAGCCTCGGCGCCAATCTGGGGCGACGCGGGTCGCAGCTCGCTCGGGCGATCAGCCTGCTCGGCGGGCGTGGCATCGTGCCCTGCGCCTGGTCGTCGATCTACGAGAGCACGCCGCTCGGGCCGTGGCCCGACCAGCCTCTCTTTTTCAACGCCGTGATCGCCGTCCGCACTCAGCTCAGCGCGGAGGGCCTGCTGCAGGCCATGCTCGCGATCGAGCGCAGCATGGGCCGGCGGCGCCTACGGGCGCAAGGGCCGCGGCTGATCGACCTCGATTTGCTGCTCTACGACGACGCGGTGCGCTGGGGCACTGCGCCGATCCTGCCCCACCCGCGCCTCCACCAGCGCGCCTTCGCGCTGCGGCCGCTCCTCGAGCTAGAGGCGGATTTACATGATCCGCGCGACGGCCTGCCCTTGGCGCGCCATCTCGCCGCCCTGGCTGACCAGCGCTTGGTCCGCCGCGGACAGCTCTTTCTTCCCAGCCGTCCCAGGTGCGGCCGGGCGGCCGCTACGCCGAAGCGAAGCCGAGCCCCGTTGAGTCGTTGA
- a CDS encoding PilZ domain-containing protein, with translation MRCMLTARRPFEQSVKLWVSGQAQGVTGRARDLSRGGIFVCLPEPAPVDSELRLQFELPGAGTVEADAVVVRVTEPDHPLDPPGMALRFRALGPAASAELTRLLAPQPSYPVVDTIADDEWDPVHTAAYALHAAAALHATAGTGASSSSRAAPNA, from the coding sequence ATGCGATGCATGCTCACGGCGCGCCGTCCCTTCGAGCAGAGCGTGAAGCTCTGGGTGTCTGGCCAGGCGCAGGGCGTGACGGGCAGGGCGCGGGACCTCAGTCGCGGCGGGATCTTCGTCTGTCTGCCCGAACCCGCGCCGGTAGACAGCGAGCTGCGCCTGCAGTTCGAGCTGCCGGGCGCCGGAACCGTCGAGGCTGACGCAGTCGTGGTGCGCGTCACCGAGCCGGATCATCCGCTCGACCCGCCGGGCATGGCGCTGCGTTTCCGAGCGCTGGGCCCCGCCGCCAGCGCCGAGCTCACGCGGCTTCTCGCGCCGCAGCCGAGCTACCCCGTGGTCGACACGATAGCCGACGACGAGTGGGATCCGGTGCATACGGCTGCCTATGCGCTGCACGCCGCGGCTGCGCTGCACGCCACGGCTGGCACGGGCGCATCCTCGAGCTCGCGCGCGGCGCCCAACGCCTGA
- a CDS encoding DnaJ domain-containing protein produces MVTPQLRERITQIHRDLEQYNYYELLNVGATAAADEIRQAFHRMALGLHPDRYQAVPDAALKRQVYAIYKRITEGYRVLMEPPLRREYDEALTQGQRRLVKTERTKQAAPRKGDSIANPQARKYFTMAQEAERKGDKKNARLYYKFASDLGGDDPVIAERLAALQGG; encoded by the coding sequence ATGGTCACGCCGCAGCTTCGCGAACGCATCACCCAGATCCACCGCGACCTCGAGCAGTACAACTACTACGAGCTGCTCAACGTTGGCGCGACTGCAGCGGCCGACGAGATCCGCCAGGCCTTTCACCGGATGGCGCTCGGACTGCATCCCGATCGCTACCAGGCCGTGCCCGATGCGGCGCTGAAGCGGCAGGTCTACGCGATCTACAAGCGCATCACCGAGGGCTATCGCGTGCTGATGGAGCCGCCGCTGCGCCGCGAGTATGACGAGGCCCTGACCCAGGGTCAGCGCCGTCTGGTCAAGACCGAGCGCACGAAGCAGGCGGCGCCGCGCAAGGGCGACAGCATTGCGAACCCGCAGGCACGAAAGTACTTCACCATGGCGCAGGAGGCCGAGCGTAAGGGTGACAAGAAGAACGCCAGGCTCTACTACAAATTCGCCTCCGACCTTGGCGGCGACGACCCGGTGATCGCCGAGCGCCTGGCCGCCCTGCAAGGGGGCTGA
- a CDS encoding Hsp70 family protein — translation MDTPAVGIDLGTSNSVIAVVQGDQATVVPDGGGRRTHPSTVSFHPNGSVLAGYAARDRRTIDPVNTIFSVKRMIGRPFRSREVQAMAKRVPYKIVEGDNQQPLIAARNQKHTVSEISSYVLRYVATLAGQHIGARLEHAVITVPANFDDAQREATRVAGRVAGLNVLRILNEPTAAALAYGYGRGLTTRIAVYDFGGGTFDITILQLNEQVFEVLSTAGDTFLGGDDVDEQIVNQMIEQFVREHRIDLRFNSSAVARLRGVAEQLKCQLSGSPMAVAQVQEVAYGETGQPLDLDFQLPLQQLNALAMELVKRTFLICDEALRLASLTATQIDDVVLVGGMTRMPLVRDSVEKYFGRPPRTDINPDEVVAVGAAIQAAVLTYGALDAGDEEAGPRPQSVLLDVVPRALGIGVVGGFTETIIRRNAQIPLEQTRRFTTSQDGQTTVRLQICQGEARLFEDNQALGELVLDELPPAPRGELQIAVTFEIDTDGMLRVSAVDQRTGREQKADVRLIGAATEEQVEALARKHQELPAPA, via the coding sequence ATGGATACGCCGGCAGTTGGCATCGATCTCGGTACCTCGAACTCGGTGATCGCGGTCGTCCAGGGCGATCAGGCCACCGTCGTTCCCGACGGCGGCGGTCGTCGCACCCATCCTTCGACCGTCTCGTTCCATCCCAACGGCTCCGTGCTGGCGGGCTACGCGGCGCGCGACCGGCGCACGATCGACCCCGTCAATACGATCTTCTCGGTCAAGCGCATGATCGGTCGGCCCTTTCGCTCGCGCGAGGTGCAGGCGATGGCCAAGCGCGTGCCCTATAAGATCGTCGAGGGCGACAACCAGCAGCCGTTGATCGCCGCGCGCAACCAGAAGCATACGGTTTCCGAGATCTCGAGCTACGTGCTGCGCTACGTCGCCACCTTGGCCGGCCAGCACATCGGTGCGCGGCTCGAGCATGCGGTGATCACCGTCCCGGCGAACTTCGACGACGCCCAGCGCGAGGCCACGCGCGTCGCCGGCCGCGTCGCCGGGCTCAACGTCCTGCGCATCCTCAACGAGCCGACCGCGGCGGCGCTGGCCTACGGCTACGGTCGCGGGCTGACGACGCGGATCGCCGTCTACGACTTCGGCGGCGGCACCTTCGATATCACCATCCTTCAGCTCAACGAGCAGGTCTTCGAGGTGCTCTCGACCGCCGGTGATACCTTCCTCGGCGGCGATGATGTCGACGAGCAGATCGTCAACCAGATGATCGAGCAGTTCGTGCGCGAGCACCGCATCGACCTGCGCTTCAACAGCAGCGCGGTGGCCCGCCTGCGCGGCGTGGCCGAGCAGCTCAAATGCCAGCTCTCTGGCAGCCCGATGGCCGTGGCCCAGGTGCAAGAGGTCGCCTACGGCGAAACCGGCCAGCCGCTCGATCTGGACTTCCAGCTCCCGCTGCAGCAGCTCAACGCGCTGGCGATGGAGCTGGTCAAGCGCACCTTCCTGATCTGCGACGAGGCCTTGCGCCTGGCCAGCCTGACGGCGACGCAGATCGACGATGTCGTGCTGGTCGGCGGCATGACGCGGATGCCCCTGGTGCGCGACAGCGTCGAGAAGTACTTCGGTCGGCCGCCACGCACCGACATCAACCCCGACGAGGTCGTCGCCGTCGGGGCCGCGATTCAGGCCGCCGTCCTGACCTATGGGGCGCTCGATGCCGGGGATGAGGAGGCGGGGCCGCGACCGCAGTCGGTGCTGCTCGATGTCGTGCCGCGGGCGCTCGGGATCGGGGTGGTCGGCGGGTTCACCGAGACGATCATTCGCCGCAATGCCCAGATCCCCCTCGAGCAGACGCGGCGCTTCACCACCAGCCAGGACGGGCAGACGACCGTGCGGCTCCAGATCTGCCAGGGCGAGGCCAGGCTCTTCGAGGACAACCAGGCGCTCGGTGAGCTGGTGCTCGACGAGCTGCCACCGGCGCCGCGCGGCGAGCTGCAGATCGCCGTTACCTTCGAGATCGACACCGACGGCATGCTGCGCGTCTCCGCCGTCGACCAGCGCACCGGCCGCGAGCAGAAGGCGGATGTGCGGTTGATCGGCGCCGCCACCGAGGAACAGGTCGAGGCCCTCGCGCGCAAGCATCAGGAGCTGCCCGCGCCCGCTTAG
- a CDS encoding N-acetyltransferase, with the protein MNASTSATPTLVHPTAVIDAGAELGAGTRVWHFSHVMAGARLGARCVLGQNVFVGARVRIGDGVKIQNNVSVYDEVVLEDDVFCGPSMVFTNVTTPRAFIERKHEYRTTHVRRGATLGANCTVLCGTEIGAFALVGAGAVVTHDVPAHALVVGVPARQVGWVCRCGLRLLAAEPAPAGAAPTLSCSGCATHYTGGADGQPLTVQP; encoded by the coding sequence ATGAACGCAAGCACGAGCGCGACGCCAACGCTGGTCCACCCCACCGCCGTCATCGACGCCGGCGCCGAACTCGGCGCGGGCACGCGCGTCTGGCACTTCTCGCACGTGATGGCCGGCGCCCGCCTCGGCGCGCGCTGCGTGCTCGGACAGAACGTCTTCGTCGGGGCGCGGGTGCGCATCGGAGACGGCGTGAAGATCCAGAACAACGTCTCGGTCTACGATGAGGTCGTCTTGGAGGACGACGTCTTCTGCGGACCGTCGATGGTCTTCACCAACGTCACGACGCCGCGTGCCTTCATCGAGCGCAAGCACGAATACCGCACGACGCACGTGCGCCGCGGGGCGACGCTGGGTGCCAACTGCACGGTGCTCTGCGGCACGGAGATCGGCGCATTCGCGCTGGTCGGCGCCGGCGCCGTGGTGACGCATGACGTGCCCGCGCACGCCCTGGTCGTCGGCGTGCCCGCGCGGCAGGTCGGCTGGGTCTGCCGCTGTGGGCTGCGGCTGCTGGCGGCCGAGCCCGCGCCCGCGGGCGCTGCCCCCACGCTGAGCTGCTCCGGCTGCGCCACGCACTATACGGGCGGAGCCGACGGGCAGCCGCTCACGGTGCAGCCATGA